The following proteins come from a genomic window of Hydractinia symbiolongicarpus strain clone_291-10 chromosome 2, HSymV2.1, whole genome shotgun sequence:
- the LOC130629825 gene encoding biogenesis of lysosome-related organelles complex 1 subunit 2-like — protein MTTINVLATATNDINNNGNITNHYNNDDDDANRGNNNENYENNNNNDGDNNDDYNDTHKKIKVFSTKTTGNPFFNQLKVIIKDIISGYSRIETTMHSTAHIILYLANITGLFRILTSSVKKSSASELYYY, from the exons ATGACGACAATAAATGTTCTTGCAACTGCGACGAATGACATAAACAACAACGGCAACATTACAAACCActacaacaacgacgacgatgACGCTAACAGAGGCAACAACAATGAAAAttatgaaaacaacaacaacaacgacggcGACAACAACGACGATTACAACGATactcataaaaaaattaaagtcttTTCTAC AAAGACAACAGGGAAtccattttttaatcaattAAAAGTGATTattaaagatattatttcg GGGTATTCAAG gataGAAACAACAATGCATTCAACTGCACACATTATTCTGTACCTGGCgaacatc acaggactgtttcgaattttgacTTCGAGTGTTAAAAAAAGTAGTGCTAGTGAATTAtattattactag